Below is a window of Paraburkholderia kururiensis DNA.
GCTGTCGCCCGCCAGCAGCACGGGTCCCGTCACATCGGGAAACGGCAAACGTGCGGCGAGCGCCGCGCGTGTCACTTCGAGACAATCGTCATGTGCGGCGGGCGCGCCGTGTTCGGGCGCGAGCCGGTAGTCCACGGCGACAATGTCGAGTCCCGTGTCGGCGGCAAGACGTGCCGTGATCGACGCGTGGCTGTCGAGCGAGCCCAGCACGAAACCGCCGCCGTGAAAGAACAGCACGAGGCCACGCGAGCGCCTCGCATTGAGCGACCGATAGCGACGCAGCGCGATCGCGTGCCCCGCCCCGCTTTGCAGAACGGCGTTGTCGGCCGCCACGTTGGACGGCAACGCAGGCGCGCACGCCGCGGCATAGCGGTCGTAGATGGCCCGCTGTTGCTGCACGGGAAGCCGGGCGGCGCCATCGGGATAAAGCGCCAGCGTGCGTTCGACGAAGGCCGCGATCTCGGGCTCCAGCATCGGCTCACTCGCTGCGTTTCATGCGGTGCGCGAGACGCTCAGGCGCCGCGCTTCTCGGGCAGCCCGATCACGCGGCCCGCGTACGCGGGCCGCGGCAAGCCGGCCTCCATCGCCGCGAGTTCGCGTACGCGGTCCAGCACGTCGGGATCGAACGGCGCCGAACGCGGCCCGGTGGTATCGACGTGCAGCAGCATCTGTTCGCCCGCCGCCACGGGCTCGTCATGGCCGTGGGCGAACAGTTCGAGGTAGAGGTGCAGCCGTTTCGCGTCGTGCGCGAGCACGCGCATCTCGACGCGCACCGGCGTGCCCTCCTTGATCTCGTGCAGGTAATGGATGTGCGCTTCGAGCGTGTACACCGAGCGGTGCCGTGCCGTGCGCGCCGCATCGTCGAGCCCGATCGCGTCGAGCAACGCGTCGGTGGCGAAGCTGAAAATCAGCATGTAGAACGCGTCGCGCAGATGGCCGTTGTAGTCCACCCACTCCGCACGCACGGTATCGCGGTACGCCACGCGTTGCACAACCTTTTCCATCGCTCCTCCACTCGTCATTGCGCGTCACGGCACTTCACTCGTCGAAGCGCAGCCCGTGTTTCGTCTTCGCCTCGCTCACCGCGGCCAGCACGTTCGTGATGCACTCGTCGCGATAGCGTTCGAGTGCCTTGATGGAGCGCGGCCCCACCTGCTCCGCGGTGCCCGCCACCACGCGGTCGATCAGCTCGTCGGTGAGCTTCGGCGCCACCAGCTTCGTCCACGGCAGTTCGAGCGCGGGGCCGAACTGCTGCATGAAGTGTCGCATGCCGGCTTCGCCGCCCGCGAGCGTGTAGGTCAGGAACGTGCCCATGAACGACCAGCGGATGCCCGCACCGAAGCGGATGGCGTCGTCGATCTCGCCCGTGGTCGCCACGCCTTCGTTGACGAGATGCAGCGCCTCGCGCCAGAGCGCCTCGAGCAGCCGGTCCGCGATGAAGCCCGGCACCTCCTTGCGCACGCGCAGCGGCCGCATGCCGAGACCTCGATAGATCGCCATCGCGCTCTCCACCGTCTCGGGCGCGGTGCGCTCGCCGCCCAGCACCTCGACGAGCGGCAGCAGGTAGACCGGATTGAACGGATGCCCCACCACGCAGCGCTCGGGACGCAGCGCGCTTGCATAAAAGTCCGTGGGCAGCAGACCCGACGTCGACGACGCGATGATCGCGTCGGGCTTCGCCGCGTGACTCACCTGCGCGTGCAGCGAGAGCTTGAGGTCCTCGCGTTCGGGCGCGCTTTCCTGGATGAAGTCGGCTTCGGCCACGCAGGCTTCCACGGTGCTCACGAAGCGCAGCCGCTCGGGCGAGGCGCCCGGCTTCAGCCCCACGCGTTCAAGCGCCGGCCACGCGTTCGCGACGTTGTCGCGCAGCTGTTTTTCAGCGCCCGCGCCGGGGTCCCACGCCACCACGTCGAGCCCGTTCGCGAGCGCGCGCGCCACCCAGCCGCTGCCGATCACCCCCGCGCCAATTGCCGCGAAAGTCTTGATGTCCTCGATCACTGCCATTGCCGATATTCCTTTGATGGTCCTTTCGACCGTTGCTTTGCTGCGTGTTCAGGCGAACGCCGCCACCGGGCGCCGTTCGAGCAGGCGTTCGCCGCGCGCGGGCAGGCCGAGCTTCACGCGGCCTTCTGCCGGCGTGAGCACGCGGCCGCCCAGCCGCTCGACGATCTCGCGCGCCCGTTGCACGAGCGAGCCGTTGCTCGCGTGCACGCCGCGATCGAGCCAGAGGTTGTCTTCCAGACCCACGCGCACGTGGCCGCCCAGCAGCATGGCCTGCGCGACCATCGGCATCTGCATGCGGCCGATACCAAACCCCGCCCACTGGGCGCCCAGCGGCAGGTTGTCGACCATCGCCTTCATCGTGGTGGTGTCAGCCGGCGCGCCCCA
It encodes the following:
- a CDS encoding L-carnitine dehydrogenase → MAVIEDIKTFAAIGAGVIGSGWVARALANGLDVVAWDPGAGAEKQLRDNVANAWPALERVGLKPGASPERLRFVSTVEACVAEADFIQESAPEREDLKLSLHAQVSHAAKPDAIIASSTSGLLPTDFYASALRPERCVVGHPFNPVYLLPLVEVLGGERTAPETVESAMAIYRGLGMRPLRVRKEVPGFIADRLLEALWREALHLVNEGVATTGEIDDAIRFGAGIRWSFMGTFLTYTLAGGEAGMRHFMQQFGPALELPWTKLVAPKLTDELIDRVVAGTAEQVGPRSIKALERYRDECITNVLAAVSEAKTKHGLRFDE
- a CDS encoding thioesterase family protein; translated protein: MTSGGAMEKVVQRVAYRDTVRAEWVDYNGHLRDAFYMLIFSFATDALLDAIGLDDAARTARHRSVYTLEAHIHYLHEIKEGTPVRVEMRVLAHDAKRLHLYLELFAHGHDEPVAAGEQMLLHVDTTGPRSAPFDPDVLDRVRELAAMEAGLPRPAYAGRVIGLPEKRGA